The following DNA comes from Pelagicoccus enzymogenes.
CCACCTCCCGGCCATTGAGGAGCAATCGGGCCCCCGAAGGAATGGAACGCACCTCAATCGCTCCCGTACCGCCCTCGCCGTACAATCCGAGCTTCTCCGCAATCGCATCGCGCCTCGGCTCCCACGCTGCTTCGAGTTGCTGCATGAGCGGCTTCTCGAAGCGCCCCGAGGCCAGTCGCATTCGCTCTTGCATCGCAATCAAGCCCGCTTCGTCCGTGTCTAGAGAAAAGGAATTCAGCTCTGCCAAAAACGCCTCGAATTCGCGCATCCGTCGGGCTCTCGGCTCGTAGGTTTCGCTAAACTGGTCCCACAGCTGCCGGCGCACCACCGGCTCCGCATCGTTCCTCGCGTCGAACTTCAACAACTCCCCCCGAACGCTGTCGAAGCTTTCTTGCGTTGACCATTCGCCAAGTTTTCCGATGGCGGACCGCAACTGGCGCGCCTGATCTTGCGTCTCCTCTAGGTGAGCCTGGGCCCTTTTTCCCGGTACATAGACCTTCGAATAGTACCAGTAGCAGCCGCCGGCTCCGCTAGCGAGCATCAGCCAGACGACAAGAGCGAACCATCGGCTCGACCTTTCGGACCTCTGGATGCGAACCTTCGAATCGACGACCTCGGGGCTCTCTTCAGGACGGGTAACGGGTGCCATCGAGTCTCGAAAAGACACTGATTCGCGCCGACGCACAAGCGAAATTGCCCTGCGAGGAAGCGAAAAGGGAATCCCCTCTTCCCCGTGGTTGGGCAGGGTGCGGATCCGATTCCTTACATTATTATAGCGTGACAAAATACATCCAGCCTTGCCAAAGGACGGTTCCCTCGTCACAAGTCCCCACTTTTTGCACCGAGGAGCACCATGAAACGCAACGAAGACATTCGCAATATCGCCATCATCGCCCACGTCGACCACGGGAAAACCACTCTCGTCGACCGGCTCATGCAGGAGGGCGGAGTCTACCGCGAAAACCAGGCCGTCGCAGAACGCGCCATGGACTCCATGGACCTCGAGCGCGAAAAGGGCATTACCATCAAGGCCAAGAACACCTCCGTACACTGGAGGGGTAAGACCATCAACATCGTCGACACCCCCGGCCACGCCGATTTCGGTGGCGAGGTGGAACGGGTCATGAAGATGGTCGACGGCGTTCTCCTGCTCGTAGACGCCAAGGACGGCCCCCAGGCCCAGACTCGCTTCGTGCTGCGCAAGGCCCTCTCCCACGGCCTCAAGCCCATCGTCGTCATCAACAAGCTGGACCGCGAACACGCCGACCCCGAGCGCGTGCACGACCTCGTCCTCGAGCTCTTCCTCGCCCTCGACGCCGACGAAGACCAATTCAACGCCCCCTTCATCTACGGCTCCGCCAAGAACGGATTCGCCGTCCGCAACATCGAAGACGAGCGCGTCGACATGACCCCGCTCTTCGAAACCATCCTCGAGCACATCCCCGCTCCGGAAGCCGACACCGAAGGCGAGTTCAAGATGCTCATCTCCAACATCGACTGGGACGACTACGTCGGCCGCGTCGCAATCGGCAAGGTCCTTAGCGGCAAGGTCGCCAAGGGCGACACCATCCTCCGCGTCAAGGAAGACGGCAAACGCGAGCGCATCAAGGTCACCAAGGTCTTCGAATACAGTGGCATGGGCTCCTCCGAATCCGTAGAAGGCCACGCTGGCACCATCGTCGGCGTCGCCGGCTTCGAGGAAGTCGACATCGGCGAAACTCTCTGCAAGACCGAAAGCCAGGAGCCGCTCCCCTTCGTCGAAATCGACCCGCCAACCATCATGATGCAGTTCGCGGTCAACGACGGCCCCCTCGCCGGACGCGACGGCAAGCTCGTCACCTCCCGCCAAATCCGCGAGCGCCTCATGCGCGAGATGAAGACCAACGTCTCCATCCAAGTCGAAGACGGCGAGACCTCCGGCATCTTCAACGTCTCCGCCCGCGGAGCCATGCAGATCGCCGTCCTCGTCGAGACCATGCGCCGCGAAGGATTCGAAGTCCTCGTCTCCCGCCCAAGCGTCATCACCCAGCAGATCGACGGCAAGACCTGCGAGCCGTTCGAAACCCTCTGGATCGAACTGCCAGAAGAATGCATGGGCGGCATCATGGAAAACCTCAACAACCGCAAGGGCATCATGACCAACATGGAAACCCGCAACGGAATCGTTTTCCTCGAGATGGAAATCCCCACCCGCGGCATCATCGGCTTCGAGATCGACCTCGTGAACGCCACCAGCGGCCACGGCATCATGTCCCACCTCTTCCTCGAGTACCGTCCCATGGTCGGCGAAATCGTCACCCGCAAGAGCGGCACCCTCGTCTCCATGGCCAATGGCAAGACCACCGCCTACTCCCTCTCCGCCCTCGAAGACCGCGGCAAGCTCTTCGTCGGCGCCGGCGTGGAAGTCTACGAAGGCATGATCGTGGGCGAAAACCCGCGCCAAGGCGAAATCCCGGTCAACCCGACCACCGCCAAGCAACTCACCAACTTCCGCTCCTCGGGCGACGGAAAGGGCATCCAGCTCAGCCCGCCGATCTCCTTCTCCCTCGAGCGTTCCATCGAGTACATCGCCAACGACGAGTTCGTGGAAGCCACTCCCAACCACCTCCGCCTCCGCAAGCGCATCCTCAACGCAACCCTGCGTAAGCGCGCCAGCCGCTAGGGCCATCGCAGCGAACCCATTTCCCGGGCGCGGAGCGACTTGCGCTTCGCGCCTTTTTCCGTTCAGGGACCAACAGATCGAAGCGCGTGCCGTAGAAACAGGCTCCGCCCCATCAGCCTGATAGGAGCACAAAAATTGATCTGCTAGCTAGCCTCCGTGCTTGCGGCCGAGCCAGGCGTTTAGCGACTCGACCAACAGCCTTGGGTCAATTGGCTTCGTAAGATAGTCGCTCATGCCAGAGGCGAGACAAATCTCGCGATCGCCCTGCATCGCGTTCGCCGTTAGGGCAACGATCGGCACATCCATGTGTTCCGTGCCTGCCTCGCCGTCGCGAATCGCTCGTGTTGCCTCGTAGCCATCCATCTCCGGCATCATGCAATCCATGAAGATCAAATGGTAGCGACGCTTCCTCAGCTTCTCCAGAGCCTCCAAACCGTTTTCAGCCGTGTCAGGCACCACCGAACCACACCGCTTGAGAATAGCCTTAGCAACTAGGGTGTTCGACTCAGTATCATCCACGAGCAATACTTGTGGAGAGGCAGCGTTAGTCGCTGCGGTTTCAGAACCAACTAAGATAGTGAAAGATTGGGGCACCGCCAAGTAATGCCTCGCAGGAGGCGAGCGAGTCAATACATTCGAAAACAAAAGAACGCTCCTCCCTGGGGTAAATATCCTATATCACGTTTTTTGCCCATGCGCGCTACGAATGCGCTGAGCGAGCTCTCTCGAACTTGCATACAAAACACCGCGCCTATTCATGAAGAGGGCCCCTCTAGGATTAAGTAATAGCGGCTCTCCCGCGAGATCCGAAACGATGCCGCCAGCTTCCGTCACGATGCAGGCAGTCGCCGCGAAATCCCAAACGCTTCCCCCTCCTCGCTTCTCCTTGGGCAGCTTAAAGTAACAAGAGCAGGGACTCCCAGAAACCGAACAGGCGTTCAATGCGGCGCCGTATCCATAAATTTGCGACACTCCTGATCCACCAAATTCCTGAGCAAGCGAATCGATTACCGCCTTATGTTTTGAGTCCTCTCGACTACTGCGATCCGAGAAGACAGACAGCTGGGCCGTCTCGGATTCGATCCGCATTTCCTCGCCATCCCTGAGAGCGCCGCAACCGAGAACCGCCTCGTACATGACCTCACTTCTCGGATCGTAGACTACGCCGATTAAAGGAGTTCCCTCGCGACTCACGAGGGCGATCGAAACAGCGTAGCCCGCACGTCCCTCCACGAAGGGCAAAGTTCCATCGAGAGGATCAATGCACCAGAAAGCAGACTTCTCGAATCGACTCCCGTCGTCTTCTCGCTCCTCCGTTAAAACCCCCAAGTCAAAATCGGTGCAGCCCTTCTCGAGGCATTGCAGAATTCGTTCCTCCGCCATGCGGTCGACTTCCGTCACCACTTGGGATGCCAACGAATCGCCCGCCACTTTGCGCTCTACCTCGAAGCAAGTGTCCGAGCGCGACTGCACGATCTTGCCCGCTTCGCGAGCGGCATAGACCGCGACTTCGGCCAACCGCTTGAGTTCAGCTTTCGATTCGATCATCGGGGGAGGTTGCTAAGAACTTCACGAGAAAGCCTCTCGCTATAGCTGTGAACTTTCCAGTGTCCCGGACTCCAGCCTTTGAGGAAACGATGAAAATCGGTCCACGCCACTGGATAAAGCGGACGCCACTCGCTCTCGATCCGCTCCCCGCTAACCTTGCTTCCATAGCGTTCAAGCGCTTCGACCAGAAAGCCAAAATAAGCGTCGAGCAACTCCGACTCGAATCGTTCGCACTCGGTATCGCTCAAGCAACTACCGACAAAATAGGCCACGTCCTTCATGCCGCAGCCGCCTCCCACATACTGGAAGTCTACCGCAGCCACCCCTTGTCGCGCCTCATCGAAGCAGAAATTTGCGAGTTTGGCGTCTCCATGCAACAAGGTCTTAAACTGACAGCCATCGAGAATCCGGTCTATCTCCTTGGCCGCTCGCTTGAGAGGAAGGTCGCTCAGCGCTTCCAGCTCGTCAGGGCGCGTATCCAAATGCCAGTAAGTCCCCTTAGGCCAAAGCCCACCTGCAGTTTGCCCCATGTGCCGAGCATGAAAACTGGCCAGCCAAGCCAGGCACTGTTTCATCTCCTGCACGGAGGCACGATCCTTCCGCCCGGTAAATCCGCTCGCGTCAAGGTCTTCCAGAGCGATCATAACTTCGCTCCCCTCCGCCGCCGTCGCAAAACAAGCAGGGATGCGGCAATGAGTATCGCACTTGCTCGCTAGGCCACGATACCAGGCAGCCTCCACTTCGTAGGAACGAATCTTTCTCTCCTGGGAGAAGTTCGAATGCCAGCCCCGCGGATGATCGACTTCGCTTGGTATCCGTACCAGCTTTACCACTACGCTTTCGACATCCGCTCCGCTCACCGCGTAACGAGCGATTTTTCCGTAGCCGCTCCAGAGGCTTTGCAAGGTCTCCCTCTCCTCGATGTCCTCGGCCTCCAAAGCGCGGCACAACGTTTTCTTAAATCCTTCGTTCATGAAACTGACAAAGGATCTAGCTGGGCTGGGAACTCATTGTCCAGCCCGCGATCTTCCTGCGGAAATTCGACGAGGCGCGACGCCTGCGAATATCCTAAAAGGTCTTACCGTAGAAAACGCAGCGTTCCCAGTGGTAGCCGCTTTCGGTGGCGACGCCGCATTGAGTGCAGGAATCGCAGGACTTGATCATGCTCGGCGACTCGAAACCCGTCGTTTCGTTTTCGTTGCAAGCAAGTTCCAATTTCACTTCGCGATCCACCGCGTTGCAGAAGGTCTCAACTACTCTTTCCTTTAGCATAGCTTCGAAGGTTGAGGGTTACGCAGGGAGTCGAGATCGAAAAAAACCGCCTTGCCCTGCCTTTCTTGAAAACAGCTAGCGCCGTTTATCGCCCGCGTACGGGTTCGCAGTCGCCGACTGGAATTTGAAACCGCCTTGGCTTTGCCACTTGCGGCTCCGACTACAAGCTACTCCGTTTAGCGAATCTTATCCACTTGGAACGGCTGCTATTCGCGCGAATGAAGCGGACCTAATGACGCAGGAGAGATGGCGACCTTGTCAATCCCCTCCGCAGCCGCCTCCACAATCGCCCCCGCAATCGGAGCCGCAACCACCCCAGCCTCCTTTTCCTCCGCCTCCCTTGGATTTGACGATAAAAAAGAGAAAGCCCACCACCACGATACCGACGATCACGACCCCAGCGACGTCAGCTAGAGCCACACCGTTCCCTGAAACCGGACGAGCGACCGAGAAGACGATCAGCGCCAGCATCGTCATCAGTCCAGCAAGGAGGCCGACGCGCTTCGGAAAACGAAATCTCAGCTCCTTTCCAGCTCCCCCCTCTCCGCTTCGCTTTCGCGGCACTGGCCAAAATCGAATCGGAGCCGCTTCGGAAAACTCGGCCTCGTAAGCGAAAAGCGTCTGCAGGTAGCGAGCCCTAAAAGTCTCGCGCTCCCCCTGCTGGCCGGAGCCCGGATTGTGATGTAACGGCTTTTCAAGCACCCTGCCGCACAGCTCCTCCCAGTAGGAGCGCGTGTAGGTCAAGTGGAAGTGCCAAACCGCATCGACGGCTTTGGACGGCACCACGCTTTCGCCGCTGACGCCAGCAAGGTAAAGAAACTTTCGGTATTCCTCGATAGCGGCCCGGCAACGGGCGGGACTCCAACCTTGCTTCTGCCGCAAACGCTCGGAAAACGGCTCTTTGGCGCCGGGAGCGTCAAACGCGAATTCGCTCAGTCGTTTCCAAAGGTCCGAGTCAGTCATGGTTCACTATGTCAGCCAACCGTAAAGCCGTAGCTCGCTTCGCCAACCGTTAAATTCATCATCAGGCTACGAGGCTCCACCGGGTGGCGCGTCAAGTCGTAGCAGAGCTCGATCTCTTGCCCAGCCTTCACCGGAATAGGATCGATCGCAAAATAGGTCTGCATCCAATGCGTGGTCTCGAAAAAGGGCCCCGTGTCCAAGACAACCGTTGGAGTGAGCTCCGCTACGAACCAACCAGCGAATCCGTTGAGGCTTCCGTCCCGGTCGATCGTAAACCTGAGCCTACCGTGCTGCCATACGTCTTCCTTGGACGCCTTGGCCAAATCGAGCTTCACCAGCCCTCGCGGCTCCGCGATCACGTCAGCCGCGGGAATCTGAGTCTTGATGGCGAGGGCCTGATCTAGTTCGCGCCGTTCCAGATGGCTGAAATCGATGCCATGCACCTTGTGCTTCCAAAACCCAGGACCGTCCACCTCATAGAGGATTGGCGAATCGACAGGCGCCATCATCAACTCAACTCCGGAGGGCAGCATGCGCCCGCCTTCCTTTAGGTTCGAATCGCGACAGGCGATCACGTCGTCGAGCATGGTTTCGGCGAACCCGAAGTGTCCCAGCCATTCGCTGACGATGAGATCGACCGGTTCCACCACATCGAAATTCGACGCGTTCGCGTTCACGACATCGATGGTGCCGGACATGCCGTTGCGTTCGACCGTTTCTTTAGCCGCCGCCGCCACTGCCGACTGGTCGAGAGCGTAGACTTTCTTGGCCCCCGCGTTTGCCGCCAGCATGGCCAGCAAGCCGGAGCCCGTGCCGACGTCTATCACGGTTTCGCCCCCCTTGATCGCCTCCTTTATGGCGGCGGCGAAGGCATCGGTTCGCGGCTGGTCAGCCACCATCATTCTCTGCAAGCCGAGTTCAGCGTACGATTCAAAATAAAAGTCCACGGCAAGGAACTGCTTAGGCGAAGCCGCCTTGGCAATCGAAAAGGCGCGGCCACGGTCCACTACGAGTAATCCACCTCGCAAGGCGCAGCGCTTGCCGCCTTCCCAAGCCGCAAGACCGACAGCAGCCCTAGTATCCGGTTACGTTGGCGAGAGGCGCCCCCCAGAACAAGGCCCGACTCCCCCGCTCAAGGTACCGGTTCGCCGTTGCGCGCCTCGAGCAGCTGGTACCAATCCTCTCGCTCGTAATTTATTTCCAAGGACTGTCTCGCCGCTCTAATCCTTTCCGGCGTGGTCGATCCAACGATGGGAACGATTCCTGAAGGGTGCCGCAGTATCCAAGCCAGCATGACAATCCAGTTTTCGACTCCGTACTTCTCAGCTTGTCGATCGAACTCCGCCTCGATGCGCGCCTCGTCCTCCGGCGTGAAAGTGTTTCCCCATGCAGGATAAGCAACTCCGCCAATGGGGCACCAAGCCTGCGGCGTGATTCCGCGCTCCTGGCATTGGTCCAAGGTTCCGTCCATCAGCGCATCCACATTATGGATATTGATCTCCACCTGGTTCACGATCAACGGCAGCTCGCAACGAGATTGCAAGAGGCTCAACTGCGAAGGCTTGAAATTGCTCACTCCGCAGTGGCGAACCTTGCCAGATGAAACCAGCTCCTGCAGGGCGTCAGCCGTTTCGTCGGGATCGAAAAGGTAGTCGGGTCGATGCAAGAGAAACAGGTCCAGGTAGTCGGTGTTCAGTCGTTTCAGGGATCCCTCAACGCACTCGAGGATGTAGGACTTGGTGAAATCGTAGCGAGCGGGCAGCCCCGGGCTGGGCGTGTCCTTGAAGCGAATGCCGCACTTACTGGTGAGCAGGATACTCTCGCGGGTAATGGCGAGATCCTTCATCGCCTCCGCGAAGAGTTCCTCGCAAAGGCCGCCGCCGTAGATGTCCGCATGGTCGAAGTGGTTGTAGCCCGCTTCGTAGGCCGCCAAGATCGCCTCCTTTCCCCGTTTGCGCGCATCCGAAGAGTTGTCGCCGGAAATTCGCATGCATCCGTACACGAGCGGGGTTGAATGGAGTGAACTGTTCCCGAGCTTTACTGTTTTCATAGGGGTGATTGAGATCAATTCAAAGAGCGGCAAGCGCACCCGCAAGTCGAACCGTTTTTCCCATGTCGCTTCTCGAATCGACTCGCACAGAAGAGCCGCGTAATTCGACGTTTTTCGCGCAACCTCCATACCCATAACAGTGTAGCACGCGAGACAGCATCCAGCCATGTACCGAACAATCCACTTGCTTTGCTCCTTCTCTACCGCTTTGGCGCTCGCCTTTTCCAGCGTGCTCTCCGCCAAACCGAAAAATAGCGATCTCGTATTCGAGGACTTCTACGAGCTCGAGCCCTTCCAAGTGGTGGGCGACGAAATCCCCATAACTGTCTTTGCCCGATCCGGCGGAGATCGCCGCTACGCCACCCAGTTCGCCCACAAAGTCGTGGAGGTAGCCTACGACACCCTAGAAAAGTCGCCCGGTCCCGGGCTCGTGATCATCGGCAAATCCGGCGAACCACACCCCATCACCCTTCTGGAGAGCTTTATGGCCAAAGCCAAGCGGGACGGAGCCCCCGTCGAGCTACGTCAAATCGCAAACGAGCTGGAGGAATCCGTATCCAAATGGCGGGAGAAAATCGACTTCGACATGGGTGACGACGAGGGCGAGGAGGAAATGCCCATCGATATCAACAAGCTGATTGACGCCTTCCCTATCCCATTGCCCCACATGGCGGCCCAACTTTACTTGCTCGCTTGGGAACTTGATTTCGACCCCGAGCGTTTCGACTTGCGTCTCTCCGAGCTGACCGCCGACGAACTCAAGCAACAGAACTTCCACGAGTTTCGCTGGATCTTCTACCTTCCCCCCAAGAACACCTTGAACAAAGTCCTCAAGGAGGTGCTGCCACTTGCCTTCGACGCTGGAGACCTCGGACCCGTTAAGCGGGCTTTGGCCCGCGCGGCCATCGCCACCTTCAAGCCGCTCATCAAGGACGCAGTAGAGGGATTGCGCAAAGGAGTGCTGTACTGGTCAGTTCTTTCCGCCAACGAGGCCTCCTTCAACGAGGGCGACATCGAACTGCTCGCCAGCAAGTACATCGAATCGCAAATGCCGCGCGGAAAGATCCTCGGCAGCGACAAGACCGAACGCGGCATCGAGTGGACACGCGATCAAAAGGCGAAGAACAGAGAATATGCCAAGGACCCCTTCGTCGTTCTCGAGCCTGCCACGAGCTTTGACCCCGAAAAATTCGCTCCCTTTTTCGGACGCTACGGCGACGAGGGACATCGCAACAAACGCTTCTTCGAAAAGGACGGCAGCTACTTCTGGCAGGAGGGCGACGACGACCCCATCGAGTACCTGCCAGCTGGCGGACTGTTTTTCGTTTCCTCCCAAAGGGACATCACCTTGCAGTTCATCCCTGGAGAGACTTCCAGCTACTCAAAAGTCGAATTACGCAAGGGGCGCTTCCGACACACTTTCAACCGTCTCTTCGAAACAGAATGATCCAAGCGAAGCGGGAGGCAGAAGCTCAGTCTCCTTCCCCACTTCGAGCTTCCCTTCCGCTCCGCTTGCCCTCATTTCCCAAGTGATGAGTGAGAATCGGTACGAATTCAGGGAACGTCGCGAAAAC
Coding sequences within:
- a CDS encoding PEGA domain-containing protein, with product MAPVTRPEESPEVVDSKVRIQRSERSSRWFALVVWLMLASGAGGCYWYYSKVYVPGKRAQAHLEETQDQARQLRSAIGKLGEWSTQESFDSVRGELLKFDARNDAEPVVRRQLWDQFSETYEPRARRMREFEAFLAELNSFSLDTDEAGLIAMQERMRLASGRFEKPLMQQLEAAWEPRRDAIAEKLGLYGEGGTGAIEVRSIPSGARLLLNGREVGVTPLQVAGIRAGNLKLGLRHPKYHDYDYPIQVKEYGILLLNDLEMKPRQGGVEITVVGATTTDRIEVELICTPDNGETFDYVKSFEGVYVSVPQLIIGSYDVSIYVNGRQRQGTKLEVLEGNVSKWTARL
- the typA gene encoding translational GTPase TypA, whose product is MKRNEDIRNIAIIAHVDHGKTTLVDRLMQEGGVYRENQAVAERAMDSMDLEREKGITIKAKNTSVHWRGKTINIVDTPGHADFGGEVERVMKMVDGVLLLVDAKDGPQAQTRFVLRKALSHGLKPIVVINKLDREHADPERVHDLVLELFLALDADEDQFNAPFIYGSAKNGFAVRNIEDERVDMTPLFETILEHIPAPEADTEGEFKMLISNIDWDDYVGRVAIGKVLSGKVAKGDTILRVKEDGKRERIKVTKVFEYSGMGSSESVEGHAGTIVGVAGFEEVDIGETLCKTESQEPLPFVEIDPPTIMMQFAVNDGPLAGRDGKLVTSRQIRERLMREMKTNVSIQVEDGETSGIFNVSARGAMQIAVLVETMRREGFEVLVSRPSVITQQIDGKTCEPFETLWIELPEECMGGIMENLNNRKGIMTNMETRNGIVFLEMEIPTRGIIGFEIDLVNATSGHGIMSHLFLEYRPMVGEIVTRKSGTLVSMANGKTTAYSLSALEDRGKLFVGAGVEVYEGMIVGENPRQGEIPVNPTTAKQLTNFRSSGDGKGIQLSPPISFSLERSIEYIANDEFVEATPNHLRLRKRILNATLRKRASR
- a CDS encoding response regulator, with amino-acid sequence MDDTESNTLVAKAILKRCGSVVPDTAENGLEALEKLRKRRYHLIFMDCMMPEMDGYEATRAIRDGEAGTEHMDVPIVALTANAMQGDREICLASGMSDYLTKPIDPRLLVESLNAWLGRKHGG
- a CDS encoding 3'(2'),5'-bisphosphate nucleotidase CysQ family protein, with the translated sequence MIESKAELKRLAEVAVYAAREAGKIVQSRSDTCFEVERKVAGDSLASQVVTEVDRMAEERILQCLEKGCTDFDLGVLTEEREDDGSRFEKSAFWCIDPLDGTLPFVEGRAGYAVSIALVSREGTPLIGVVYDPRSEVMYEAVLGCGALRDGEEMRIESETAQLSVFSDRSSREDSKHKAVIDSLAQEFGGSGVSQIYGYGAALNACSVSGSPCSCYFKLPKEKRGGGSVWDFAATACIVTEAGGIVSDLAGEPLLLNPRGALFMNRRGVLYASSRELAQRIRSAHGQKT
- a CDS encoding phosphotransferase, whose product is MNEGFKKTLCRALEAEDIEERETLQSLWSGYGKIARYAVSGADVESVVVKLVRIPSEVDHPRGWHSNFSQERKIRSYEVEAAWYRGLASKCDTHCRIPACFATAAEGSEVMIALEDLDASGFTGRKDRASVQEMKQCLAWLASFHARHMGQTAGGLWPKGTYWHLDTRPDELEALSDLPLKRAAKEIDRILDGCQFKTLLHGDAKLANFCFDEARQGVAAVDFQYVGGGCGMKDVAYFVGSCLSDTECERFESELLDAYFGFLVEALERYGSKVSGERIESEWRPLYPVAWTDFHRFLKGWSPGHWKVHSYSERLSREVLSNLPR
- a CDS encoding glycine-rich domain-containing protein, with protein sequence MTDSDLWKRLSEFAFDAPGAKEPFSERLRQKQGWSPARCRAAIEEYRKFLYLAGVSGESVVPSKAVDAVWHFHLTYTRSYWEELCGRVLEKPLHHNPGSGQQGERETFRARYLQTLFAYEAEFSEAAPIRFWPVPRKRSGEGGAGKELRFRFPKRVGLLAGLMTMLALIVFSVARPVSGNGVALADVAGVVIVGIVVVGFLFFIVKSKGGGGKGGWGGCGSDCGGDCGGGCGGD
- a CDS encoding 50S ribosomal protein L11 methyltransferase, encoding MDRGRAFSIAKAASPKQFLAVDFYFESYAELGLQRMMVADQPRTDAFAAAIKEAIKGGETVIDVGTGSGLLAMLAANAGAKKVYALDQSAVAAAAKETVERNGMSGTIDVVNANASNFDVVEPVDLIVSEWLGHFGFAETMLDDVIACRDSNLKEGGRMLPSGVELMMAPVDSPILYEVDGPGFWKHKVHGIDFSHLERRELDQALAIKTQIPAADVIAEPRGLVKLDLAKASKEDVWQHGRLRFTIDRDGSLNGFAGWFVAELTPTVVLDTGPFFETTHWMQTYFAIDPIPVKAGQEIELCYDLTRHPVEPRSLMMNLTVGEASYGFTVG
- a CDS encoding aldo/keto reductase, whose product is MKTVKLGNSSLHSTPLVYGCMRISGDNSSDARKRGKEAILAAYEAGYNHFDHADIYGGGLCEELFAEAMKDLAITRESILLTSKCGIRFKDTPSPGLPARYDFTKSYILECVEGSLKRLNTDYLDLFLLHRPDYLFDPDETADALQELVSSGKVRHCGVSNFKPSQLSLLQSRCELPLIVNQVEINIHNVDALMDGTLDQCQERGITPQAWCPIGGVAYPAWGNTFTPEDEARIEAEFDRQAEKYGVENWIVMLAWILRHPSGIVPIVGSTTPERIRAARQSLEINYEREDWYQLLEARNGEPVP